In the Leptolyngbya sp. SIO1E4 genome, one interval contains:
- the glgX gene encoding glycogen debranching protein GlgX codes for MTQTIWPGDPHPLGATWDGNGTNFALFSENAEAVFLCLFDEQGHETRIQLPEVSNYVWHGYLPGVEPGQRYGFRVEGPYDPEEGKRFNAQKLLLDPYARAIADDVQHGPAIFGYPIGAVTKADRDLNCSDLDDATLIPKCVVVDPQFDWAGDRPLHTPWHQTIIYEAHVKGFTKQHPDIPEALRGTYAGLAHPAAISHLKALGVTAIELLPVHHFNAYPGHLVSVGLRNYWGYDSLGYFAPYSGYSAAGSHGEQVREFKNMVKALHQAGIEVILDVVYNHTGEGNHLGPTLAFRGIDNEAYYRLVEDLPRYYMDFTGCGNSLNVCHPQVLKLIMDSLRYWVEEMHVDGFRFDLASALARELYEVNSLAAFFDIIHQDPILSTTKLIAEPWDLGEGGYQVGNFPLLWSEWNGKYRDTMRDFWREAHCRLGEFAFRLTGSSDLYESNGKRPHASINFITCHDGFTLRDLVSYNEKHNAANEEGNRDGESYNRSWNCGAEGETADPVVLEIRARQQRNFMATLLLAQGVPMLLGGDELGRTQNGNNNTYCQDNALAWLDWTLQADQKDTLTFVQRMIAFRQIHPVFQRRDWFQGRDIHGSGIHDIGWFNIDGSEISDEDWHEAEAKTIGVFLNGEAIPSPDRQGQRIIDDSFLLLFNAQADAQTFVLPATLREHPWQLVLDTKTQDGFLDPPTKMVGDSVVVGGRSLMLLMCDRNDGSP; via the coding sequence ATGACCCAAACCATCTGGCCTGGAGATCCGCACCCCCTAGGCGCTACTTGGGATGGCAACGGCACCAACTTTGCCCTCTTCTCTGAAAACGCAGAAGCAGTTTTTTTATGCCTGTTCGACGAACAGGGCCACGAAACCCGGATTCAGCTCCCAGAAGTGAGCAACTACGTTTGGCATGGCTATTTGCCAGGGGTGGAGCCAGGGCAGCGCTATGGATTTCGGGTTGAAGGGCCATATGACCCAGAAGAGGGTAAACGATTTAATGCCCAAAAGCTACTGCTGGATCCCTATGCGCGGGCGATCGCAGACGATGTCCAGCATGGCCCAGCCATTTTTGGGTACCCCATCGGAGCCGTCACGAAAGCCGATCGCGACCTCAACTGTTCAGATCTCGATGATGCGACCCTGATCCCCAAATGCGTGGTGGTAGACCCACAGTTTGATTGGGCAGGCGATCGCCCCCTGCACACCCCCTGGCACCAAACCATCATCTACGAAGCCCATGTGAAGGGTTTCACGAAGCAACATCCTGACATTCCAGAAGCTCTACGCGGCACCTATGCTGGGCTGGCCCACCCTGCGGCCATTTCACACCTGAAGGCATTGGGGGTGACCGCGATCGAGCTGCTCCCCGTCCATCATTTCAATGCCTATCCCGGGCATCTGGTAAGCGTCGGCCTGCGCAACTATTGGGGGTACGATTCATTGGGGTACTTTGCCCCTTACTCCGGCTACAGCGCTGCTGGTAGCCACGGAGAGCAGGTCCGCGAGTTCAAAAACATGGTAAAAGCCCTGCACCAGGCGGGCATCGAAGTCATCCTCGACGTGGTCTACAACCACACAGGGGAAGGCAACCATCTCGGCCCCACCCTGGCGTTTCGCGGCATTGATAACGAAGCCTATTACCGCCTGGTGGAAGACCTGCCCCGCTACTACATGGACTTCACGGGCTGCGGCAACTCTCTCAATGTCTGCCATCCCCAAGTGCTCAAGCTAATCATGGATAGCCTGCGCTACTGGGTTGAGGAAATGCACGTTGACGGCTTTCGGTTTGACCTGGCTTCTGCCCTGGCCCGAGAACTCTATGAGGTGAATAGCCTGGCCGCCTTCTTCGACATCATTCATCAAGATCCAATTCTGTCCACCACGAAACTGATAGCAGAACCGTGGGATTTGGGCGAAGGGGGCTATCAGGTCGGAAACTTTCCGCTGCTCTGGTCAGAGTGGAATGGCAAGTACCGCGACACCATGCGAGACTTTTGGCGAGAAGCCCACTGTCGCTTAGGGGAGTTTGCTTTTCGCCTGACAGGGAGTTCGGATCTCTATGAGTCCAACGGCAAACGCCCCCATGCCAGCATTAATTTCATCACCTGCCACGATGGGTTCACCCTACGAGACCTGGTTAGCTACAACGAAAAACATAATGCGGCTAATGAAGAAGGGAACCGGGACGGGGAAAGCTATAACCGTTCCTGGAACTGTGGTGCCGAGGGAGAAACCGCAGATCCCGTCGTCTTAGAGATTCGGGCTCGACAGCAGCGGAACTTTATGGCGACGCTTCTATTGGCCCAAGGGGTCCCCATGCTGTTAGGGGGCGACGAGCTGGGGCGCACTCAAAACGGCAACAACAATACTTACTGCCAAGATAATGCCCTCGCCTGGCTCGACTGGACTTTGCAGGCCGATCAAAAAGATACGCTAACGTTTGTGCAGCGTATGATTGCGTTTCGCCAGATTCACCCAGTCTTTCAGCGGCGCGACTGGTTTCAGGGACGTGACATTCATGGCTCTGGCATTCATGATATTGGCTGGTTCAACATTGATGGGAGCGAGATTAGCGACGAGGACTGGCATGAAGCAGAAGCCAAAACCATCGGCGTGTTTCTCAATGGGGAAGCAATTCCCAGCCCTGATCGCCAGGGACAACGAATCATCGACGACAGTTTTCTGCTGCTTTTCAACGCCCAGGCAGATGCTCAAACCTTCGTGCTTCCAGCCACGCTAAGAGAACATCCATGGCAGCTTGTTCTAGATACTAAAACCCAGGATGGATTCTTAGATCCCCCAACCAAAATGGTGGGCGATTCCGTTGTTGTGGGGGGGCGATCGCTCATGCTGCTAATGTGCGATCGTAACGATGGATCTCCTTAG
- a CDS encoding aldo/keto reductase, producing MLRQYRQTLVKQLHQGTDLLRELTPVQLAGGLIQPEDVTMQYTTLGRTGLQVSAMALGSGGSSQLGRKTGKSSKQSRALVRRAYELGVNFFDSAHDYKNEAIIGAALKGIPRETFVLSSKCRSHQNTIPVDPATVRARLEQSLRDLKTDYIDIYHLASVQIGDYQYVVNELVPVLLQLREEGKIRFLGITEKFDTDTQHRMLSRALQDNVWDVVMVGFNFLNQTARHVVLPAAQQKRVGVMNMFAVRRSLSSLQRLQEALNQLAQQGVIDTGYLEKNNPLDFLISPVGATSLTDAAYRYCHHEPGVHTVMFGTGSLEHLESNIVSILRPPLPVQDVERLNRLFAQVTQFSGN from the coding sequence ATGTTACGCCAATATCGACAGACTTTAGTGAAGCAGCTGCATCAGGGCACTGATTTACTCCGAGAACTCACGCCAGTTCAATTGGCTGGGGGGCTCATTCAGCCAGAAGATGTGACCATGCAGTACACCACCCTGGGGCGTACTGGGTTACAGGTGAGTGCCATGGCATTGGGGTCAGGGGGCTCTAGTCAGCTTGGGCGGAAAACGGGTAAGAGCAGCAAACAGTCACGCGCCTTAGTGAGAAGAGCGTATGAATTGGGGGTCAATTTCTTTGACAGCGCCCATGATTACAAGAATGAGGCAATCATTGGGGCAGCGCTGAAAGGCATCCCCAGAGAGACGTTTGTCCTTTCTTCGAAGTGCCGTTCTCACCAAAACACTATCCCGGTTGATCCTGCCACGGTGAGAGCGCGTCTTGAGCAAAGCCTACGGGATCTGAAGACTGATTACATCGATATTTATCATTTAGCGTCGGTACAAATTGGAGATTATCAGTATGTTGTGAACGAACTAGTCCCAGTTTTGTTGCAGTTGCGTGAGGAAGGAAAAATTCGATTTCTAGGCATTACTGAGAAATTTGATACCGATACTCAACACCGGATGTTATCTAGAGCGCTTCAAGATAATGTGTGGGACGTTGTGATGGTGGGATTTAACTTTCTCAATCAAACCGCTCGCCATGTGGTGTTACCCGCTGCGCAGCAAAAACGCGTTGGCGTCATGAATATGTTCGCGGTTCGACGCTCTTTGAGTAGTCTCCAACGGTTACAAGAGGCGCTTAACCAGCTCGCTCAACAAGGTGTGATCGATACGGGCTATCTAGAGAAGAATAACCCGCTCGATTTTCTGATTTCCCCGGTTGGCGCTACTAGCCTGACGGATGCAGCCTATCGTTATTGTCACCATGAGCCAGGCGTCCATACCGTGATGTTTGGAACCGGCAGTTTAGAGCATTTAGAATCCAACATTGTCTCTATTTTGCGTCCCCCCCTGCCGGTGCAAGATGTGGAGAGGCTAAATAGGTTATTTGCTCAAGTGACTCAATTTTCGGGTAATTAA
- a CDS encoding alkaline phosphatase family protein: MKKPVIAIGLESADPALVNRWMQTGHLKNLRRLRQRGAYGELTHIEHHANETEWTSFLTGCLPWKTGFWRPMQFDPSNYDYGPLIRNYGFQDYPPFYAVGPDYRVAVFDMPQTALSSEVNGIQVLAWGAHDPQTPRVSDPPELFEEIEVTYGKHPAFKKGFGDNWWDDKYLKFLTKSLKVGISRRAAICQDLLTRENWDLFLTVFGEPHSAGHNLWHLSQADNAVYQFPESGDPLQEVFQAIDQTIGEMLEVIPKDSYVLIFSGVGMGNNFNELPSRLFLPELLYRYSFPGQVAITDGDASVPVPPPLTNPRMRNWGTEVWRYKSDAYTGLRKRLPFKAHTLLSKLEGKLPGLSNHGQVVSPYDLLRQGENLWAAPALWYAHLWPQMVAFALPSFSDGFIRINLANRETQGIVALSDYERVCAEITAELYALRDARTGRPIVEKVVPTRTATTAWDPKLPDADLTVIWAEQPTDVIDSPTHGRIGPVPYQRSGGHRPGGFLFASGPGILPDSTLSTGQMIDLAPTILSLMGAPLPDYLQGKPLLTPELLVRAA, from the coding sequence ATGAAAAAACCGGTTATTGCCATTGGTTTAGAGTCAGCAGACCCGGCTTTGGTTAATCGGTGGATGCAAACGGGTCATCTTAAAAATTTGCGTCGTTTACGCCAAAGGGGTGCTTACGGCGAGCTTACTCACATTGAGCATCACGCCAATGAGACAGAATGGACGAGTTTTCTGACAGGCTGTTTACCCTGGAAGACTGGCTTTTGGCGGCCAATGCAGTTTGACCCCAGCAATTACGACTACGGCCCTCTCATTCGAAACTATGGATTCCAAGACTATCCGCCGTTCTACGCTGTGGGGCCAGACTATCGGGTCGCTGTATTTGATATGCCCCAAACGGCCCTCTCCTCAGAGGTCAATGGTATACAGGTGCTGGCGTGGGGAGCCCATGATCCTCAGACTCCTCGGGTGTCTGACCCCCCAGAACTTTTTGAAGAAATTGAGGTAACGTATGGTAAGCATCCAGCCTTTAAGAAAGGTTTTGGAGACAATTGGTGGGATGATAAATACCTGAAATTTCTGACTAAATCTCTCAAAGTTGGGATTTCTCGCCGAGCCGCAATTTGCCAAGACCTGCTGACACGAGAAAACTGGGATTTATTCCTGACTGTGTTTGGAGAGCCCCATTCTGCAGGCCATAACCTCTGGCATTTGAGTCAGGCTGATAACGCTGTTTACCAGTTTCCAGAGTCTGGAGATCCTTTGCAGGAAGTTTTTCAAGCTATTGACCAAACTATTGGTGAAATGCTGGAGGTTATCCCAAAAGACAGTTATGTCTTAATCTTTTCAGGGGTCGGCATGGGTAACAACTTTAATGAGCTCCCCAGCCGGTTATTTTTGCCGGAACTTCTCTATCGTTATAGTTTCCCAGGGCAAGTAGCCATTACAGACGGAGATGCAAGTGTTCCAGTGCCGCCGCCTCTGACTAATCCTAGGATGCGCAACTGGGGAACCGAAGTCTGGCGTTATAAAAGTGATGCTTACACAGGGCTTAGAAAAAGGCTGCCCTTCAAAGCCCATACCTTATTATCTAAGCTTGAAGGAAAATTACCGGGTCTTTCAAACCATGGGCAGGTTGTTTCTCCCTATGATCTGTTACGTCAAGGTGAAAACCTGTGGGCAGCCCCCGCGCTTTGGTACGCCCATCTATGGCCACAAATGGTTGCCTTTGCCTTGCCGAGTTTCTCAGATGGGTTTATCCGCATCAATCTGGCCAATCGGGAAACGCAGGGCATTGTTGCGCTCTCTGACTATGAGCGTGTTTGTGCCGAAATCACTGCAGAACTTTATGCCCTGCGAGATGCGCGCACAGGTCGGCCCATCGTTGAAAAAGTCGTGCCTACTCGGACTGCGACAACGGCTTGGGATCCTAAACTACCGGATGCAGATCTTACGGTGATTTGGGCCGAACAGCCCACTGACGTGATTGACAGCCCCACCCATGGGCGCATTGGTCCAGTGCCTTACCAACGCAGTGGGGGCCATCGACCAGGGGGCTTTTTATTTGCATCAGGGCCGGGGATTTTGCCTGATTCGACCTTATCTACAGGGCAGATGATTGACCTGGCACCAACGATTTTGTCGCTTATGGGTGCCCCTCTGCCGGACTATTTGCAGGGTAAGCCGCTGCTAACCCCTGAACTTCTCGTGAGAGCTGCCTGA